A genomic stretch from Apium graveolens cultivar Ventura unplaced genomic scaffold, ASM990537v1 ctg6311, whole genome shotgun sequence includes:
- the LOC141703179 gene encoding uncharacterized protein LOC141703179, with the protein MALGESIGEKYVVKKILRAVPTKFLQIASTLEQFGQGESKEGQQLLINEEEWSKYEASSGKLLLTREEWLQISNRGGNGFHGRDNQGGHDRIDRSKIKCFNCGAYGHFAAECRKPKRDKVHRGKVHLSQTADDEPALLMTISKETTNGVILLSEGSKSNTKEETDNMWYLDNGASNHMTGCREKLKSWTRHYEDM; encoded by the exons ATGGCACTTGGAGAATCAATTGGAGAGAAGTACGTTGTGAAGAAAATCCTACGGGCAGTTCCAACAAAGTTTCTACAAATTGCCTCAACACTTGAGCAATTTG GACAAGGTGAGAGCAAAGAAGGGCAACAACTACTCATAAATGAGGAAGAATGGTCAAAATATGAAGCCAGTAGTGGGAAGCTTCTGCTTACACGTGAAGAGTGGCTGCAAATATCTAATCGAGGTGGAAACGGTTTTCATGGACGGGATAATCAGGGAGGTCATGACAGAATTGATCGAAGTAAAATAAAGTGTTTCAACTGTGGAGCATATGGGCATTTCGCTGCCGAATGTAGAAAACCGAAGAGGGACAAAGTGCATCGCGGAAAAGTGCATTTGTCACAAACAGCTGATGATGAACCTGCTCTCCTAATGACAATAAGTAAAGAAACAACAAACGGTGTGATTTTGCTCAGTGAAGGATCAAAATCGAACACAAAGGAGGAAACAGATAATATGTGGTATCTCGATAACGGAGCAAGTAACCACATGACCGGGTGTCGTGAAAAATTGAAAAGTTGGACAAGACACTACGAGGACATGTGA